cttttgcaacatttattattcagaaacatttcaatcatttttcgtgcagcattttcaaaatcaaatttcaaatttttcgtgcagcactagaaatcataaaatgtcaatcatgtaccaaaacccaattaatttggttgtggtgcgcgcgagtagtaaacgttgcggacgggaaaagatagtgtgtgttattacattctaactcctactgtctggcagtgtcaccagtgttggtaaaatctcaaaatctcaaatctcatcggcgattcaaaccatgcgtgagtcaaatcccatcagaattatggccgagagatttgctcatgatgaAATGAAAACGTATGAAACATAcgtctcgattgcgttttgacgctttttagaacgaaatcatttttcggtgaatGAGCGAAGtgatgcgattctggccgagaaactcaagcgcgatgcttcccctacagaatcgcaggcgagttagctcgtgcatgaaaccttgatgattcagatttgagtatgattctaccaacactgagtgtcattatggataaaatattcgtgcaaacattttattaatatcattgcaagactttcGAATCaggagcaagaaggtgatagctctattgtaactcatatagcccgtttcaagaacgtatgcgttccaaagctttgtcgtgtacaataagtaccgtattattgcacccacgtattataaaaatatcttaagtgcattcacacttcctgaatcaaagttaaatccttctgattcaggcgcgcatttaattagacaaaatattattaggccgatataaatatttttttaaatatgtctcaccctcaccccccccccttcgaattgttttgctaaaaaataacaacttgaggggcaacaaaaaaaattccggtaaattttgagaactttcaaaacattatttaacaaatccgaggagttttttttttcattttaatatttattttttactagcagacccgtcgaactttgcttcgcctaaaattgatttattctctgattaattctctagttatgcagaaatttttggttcatttgtatgggagcccccctttccagaagggggaggcgttgcaCAAGCACCACTGAAACAtatcttctcttccaaaacctccaaacgccagatttgtttccatttgcttgatctcgagttatgatgaaattggtgtttcatttgtataggagccaggtttcaaagaggagaggggtctcgaaccatcttaagaaccttccccggccccaaaaacctctgcattcgaATTTTCATGCCGCtggattcagtagaagaagaagaagattacctcctcccccttgactttgcggagaccataatttgtaataaatatgtgtaacggccttattagttttcagtttgctaaaaaaaatgcattttccaaagtagttttttaatattaattgattgcattactagcaagggcattggcattgataacaattgatcgtctcatgcctgcacaaacatgcccctatctggatcactttttatacaccatgcactacattacgcttttttgttacatttgtttcgaccgcggtcactccattgtcccactttttgtgcgaaacaccacACAAAAAGGAGAGTTCAAAAGgaggacaagaaaagagggtgctgccaaaatgatccgataccctattttaacattcataacccaaagtttcaatataattgacaaattggtagagaatttccgaatcgattgatatataaatctcaaaaatccatcggaagataaaggcgctattaaagttcaaaatcttacatgatttcgtgacggtctcgaacttggaaattttcatttgtcaccctgtatccgagtcttccccttagacgtagtttacgtcaaaaagtgAAGGACTTGCTACATAAGTTACTTGCTACAgaatcagaagaaaaaaaacattaactGCATCTCCCGGAGAAGCACCTGTTGTCGttaactgttaaaaaccttgaaaaaagtcgatcaatgaaaaatacaaaacgacatagatagcattcttttcaaagcaacactaataacataacatctcgAGTTTTTTTAAGGGTTTCGACCACTTTCTTTGTTGAGAGATGAGTCAGGGCTGTACTGCCGTCggacgcataaatgtcacatgttacaaacgagaaaaatgagtaaatctctctaataaagacgcAAACAAACACTTTCTATGTATGATCAATGTAGAAACAATGAAAAAACGgcacaaattgaggattttttagattacgacgggacaacCCAAAAAGGTCTTAAAAACCGGGACTGTCCcgacgtatggtcagcctagcaggaaatgaagttaacgTTCATTAtgaagcgtttttttttttatctgttgtgtttatttgacaggctcaggcgtgtataacacttaacggagccgagactttatgatatttacaatcgatatcatcttattatcaacagttagtaaggggaaagggtatagaccaagatactcgtggcgactcaaggttagattgcgtaatttcaggatggactaggttgggatttaggtttgaggtatttcagctgctcatccgggtatttgacgtcaataacggtatggcgtagcgtcgggctcgagttgtggttcgtcagggagcatcttccggatggccatagcttcgtattacacagaacaataagacaaaaacaaaaacgagaaagaaaaaagataggggaattagacttttatgtcagacgagcaaagaaaggcatagatggcctgcatataaaccacatcgcgatcccccaaaacacctcttacttccctgtagggttgtttacctcgggccacaagggtatccaatagtcggcgcaatcccggggaagacagtttcttcctcttttcgggtacgtgtacctccgcagaatcatccatatcggctacgtcagagtccgattcgtctatggaaatgacattataaaaatcacttacttgaacggcagctgaaatagcagccgttgcgttggcagttgcggatgtgtcttgcgacttcactatttctgcatacgactgcttagagcgctgtactaatgaacgcttaactttttgggtgcgctttttgtacaccggacattcttgcaaaccatggggagggtccatgccacaataagcgcactttgtaacttgttgttggcaggactcctccctatgcctttcaaaacatttgccacaacggggcttgttgtcgcaaaactcggcagtgtgccccaactgtttgcagttggtacaattgaaaactctgggtacaaaaagacgcaccggaaacaacatattttcgatatctacatattttgggagtatcgaaccggcaaacgttacccgtagcgaacctgacttcgaatatacttttttaccatctaccatggctgctgaatgcaattccttgcagtccagaatatccacggtagattgcagggcattctttaaacggccttttcctgcaagcacatccttacaagtcaggctcgctgcgttaattACGCCTTTGTAACCGGCGGTTCCAATTTACTTACTTGTTGGCTCCACCACAAGTCAATTTCGCCTTACCTTTATTCCCACCCTGTAGTTACCCAACATATATTGAGTGCACTCTCAATCTCTCACCAAAGAGATTGACAGATGTGGTACTCATGGTCCATTCTCAACCATTCCTCCTCATGAATATTCGCCGACTGTGGTTTGAATGAAAAATACACATAAACAAATGCTTGCTCACTATAAAAAATATGACATAAAGAGGGCACTAGTGTATATTTTCAAGAAATGTACATTTAGGGTAGGAGATCAGCAAAACGTCAATCTTCGTGATTTACACGAGGATTGACCTCCGTTTTTATGCAATCCATATAAATATTCTCGACCGAAGAAAGAAAGCCTTCTATTTCGTTGCAACCTCAGAAGAAATTGTAGTGCGCGACGTGAATTCATTAAAGTGTAATATTTGAGGTTAGCAAGTGGTGTGCTTTTGACAGCTATAAAAccttatttttctaattttgttcGTCTTACTTAACATTTCAGTGATTTATTCTTATTAAATATAGTACGGTCAAAGTGCTAGTTATTATTAATTGCTTTTTAAAGAAGTTTATTCATAAAAAAGGTAATTATCTTAGATGGTATTAAGTTGCATGACGTCATTGTAGAGAGGGTATTCATGCTATGTGGCAGGTCCACACAAGGGCCTTTTTTTTATCTTCCGTGTCAACTGGACAGGTTTAGTTGTCCCCGCTGACGACACAAGTGATATCCACGGGAAGTGAAGACCGCGCACATAGAAAATTTCTACTGCAAGAGGTTGCTCAACGAATTCCCACGGTCCAGTCAGGCAAAAGCGGCAATAATTCCGGACACCTGAAGGACAATTTCGGCGCGAGTGAAGATCGATTGTGTGCCGCGCCATTGTTTAGCCGTTTGTCCAGATCAACGATTAAAGCTATTGTCCGGAAAGACATACAACCGAGCCGCCATTGCTTGGAAGGCCGTTGTGAAAGAAACTGTAGCCGCCATTTGTTATCCCGTGGAAAGATATCACTGTGAAAGTTCCGGCCACTGAATCGCCTTGACCACCGTACCACCTGGCCACCGAATCGCCGTGCCCACCGTACCACCTGGCCACCGAATCGCCTTGACCACCGTACCACCTGGCCACCGAATCGCCTTGACCACCGTACCACCTGGCCACCGAATCGCCGTGCCCACCGTACCACCTGGCCACCGAATCGCCGTGCCCACCGTACCACCTGGCCACCGAATCGCCGTGCCCACCGTACCACCTGGCCACCGAATCGCCGTGCCCACCGTACCACCTGGCCACCGAATCGCCGTGCCCACCGTACCACCTGGCCACCGAATCGCCGTGCCCACCGTACCACCTGGCCACCGCATCGCCTTGCCCACCGTGCCACCTGGCCTCAGCATCGTCTTGACCACCGTGCCACCCGGCCATAGCGTCGAATTGCCCACCGTGCCACCTGGCCACAGCATCGTATTGCCCACCGTGCCACCCGGCAACACCATCGTATTGCCCACCGTGTCATCCGGCCACCGTAGCGCCTATCATCAGCCCTAACAGTCGCCTGCCGGCAAAATCAGCTTTACACGACCAACCAGCCGTCTGCAGGCCCCGGCAGCGTCGTGTCCCATACACCTCGGGCAGAGACCATCAGACGTACACCCCAAACCTTCTACGGATCCGTATCATAGGCTGGCCAATACCTATAACCGCAAGTACCCTTTTTTGATATGACGTCATGTACATACCCctaaattacaaaattagccCAAAGGGCGAATAAAAGCAAAAGCATGTTAATTTAATAATCAGGCGTAAGCGATTCTTTTTCTAAGGCGCATCCCTGGATTAATAAGGTTCCACTTGCTCTTACGTTGTTTTCCGCTTTTTCCGTGCTCAGAATAGAGTTTTCAAGCCTCGTCTTCGGAGGTTGAACAAAGAGTACGCTTTCCTATGGTTTTTGAGTCACTATAGCATAAAACCCTAGAATTTACTTTCTTCCGTACACGTGTCAACCCAGTGGGCACGTGTTTCGTTTCAATAACATTCCCTCACGTGGGTGAGTACCAGTGAGAGGTTGGTTCGAGAGTAGACAAAGGTAAGTTGGAGTAACGACCTTGAGAATTCCCATATCCCATACGAGTCACTAGTTTCAATTGGCGCCCAGCTAAAACAGCActatttttgttacattatcCAACCCTACCACCCCCAACAACGGAGGAGAAAACTTCCAGTTTAGTATATATCGTTCTCCAAACGATTTGCATATTTCACAGGTTGTGTAGTTAGATCTACAGGCCTGCATACATACGAGCAAGGAAATCCTATTAGAATAACAAATTACCTTTTTTGAATCAGACAGTTCTGCTCGCATTAGTtaggaaaacaaatttaaatggaTCACGATTTCACAATGCAATATGCCAGTCTGATGGTTCACCATCTGGAGAGACAGAAATAGAACACGAATTGACAATTCGTGCGGTTCAGTTTGAAGACAAAGATAATCAAGCTGCACTCAAGAGGAGACTTAAAGATCGTTTAAAGgaagagaaaggaaaaattgTAGATTTGGATATAACGAGATGTACAAGGTCGATTGACGAGGAAATTAAAGTTATTGATTCTAATGTTTTCAATATACGTGGAATTTTGGAGAAGAAAGTTGATTTCGACGGAGTAAAAGAAGCTCTGAAATCCAGATTAGTACATTATTTCGTCCGCTGCACTCGATTCCAGGAAGTGGCAGAAGAAGACAATGACCTAGAAGACCTAGACAAACTGAAAGGATCAATTAGAGAGTTAATGAATAACTACTTTTCTCCGTTTTCGGTTAACCCGGCTATTCGGAAAGAAGTTATAAATGAAATTGTTCGGAAGCTTTCAGATTTGTCCATATCGCAAGCATCCAAACAAACTGTCAATAAGTCTAAACTAGGAGAAGAAACGTTGGAAATAGCTTCAGGTAGAGAGAGGTCCAGGGAACCCGCGGAAATAAGATCGCGAAGGAACTTGAGATCGATTGCTTCGGTAGGGTCTAGTTtatcacaggcagaagaagaaaaaatcctTAGAAGATTCCGTTTAGATTGTTACAAATCAGACGGAAACAATTCCGACGAGAATTCCGATCACAATCGCCAATCAAGTTCAGATTCAACACGGAATGAGTCACCGCCGCGCAAATATAGTAGGAAAAGCTACCGAAACAATACGCGAAAATCCGCCATGTATCGGAGTGGAATCTCCGATACGATGGAAAAGATAACAGGCAGAACTTAATGCGTTTTATCCGCGAAGCCGAGTTTCTCGCCAGATCGGAAAATATCTCCAATAGAGAATTGTTCAAATCcgcgatttatttatttaatggcCAAGCAAAGACATGGTTCATGACAGGGATCGAGAATCACGAGTTCGACACGTGGGATGATTTGGTGCGGAAATGAAGAAGGAATTCTTAAGCCCCGACCACGACCACGTGAGTGAAATACGAGCAATTTCGCGAAAACAGGGAGCTAAGGAAAAATTCCAAGATTATCTATTTGAAATGcaaaaattttcaattcattaACGAAATCAATATCGGAGGGAAAAGTTCGAGATCGTATTTAGGAATATGAGGTCCGACTATAAAGGACATGCCGTCGCGTCGAACATAGACAATCTCGCGGATCTCAAACGGTTCGGTCGAAAGTTGGATGCCACGTTTTGGTATAAATACAATACCATTTCGGAAGAATCTACGCGAAATAGGGCTCATGTAAATGAAGTTAGAACCGGCGCGAAACCGAAGTCTTATACCGCGAATGAGAAAACGTTTGTAAAGTCGCGAAACTTCTACCGTTCCGCGAAGGCCGAAGCCTCCGAGGAAGAAAGACCCCTTAAGAAATTACGCGATACCCCAAAACCTAACCATGAGGCAGGGAGCAAACCTAAAAGCACTAAAGATGGGCTACAGGTCCTTTTAGAAAAGCACATACGTCCACTAGAGGGAATGTGTTATAACTGCCGCTTGATGGGACATAGTGATAGAGAATGTCGAGCTCCGCGCCACCAATTTTGTTCCCGTTGTGGTTTCTACAACGTAGAAACTAAAAACTGTCCGTGGTGCGCAAAAAACTCGGAATAGACCGCCTGAAGAGGCAGGCTGGTCAAGAGTTGCCGAAAAATCCCCACAAAACTTCCTCTTTCCCGAATATATCTAATAGTCTTACTCAAAATGGGTATAGACCTGTAAACCCACAAGAGTACATCCATTCATCTCAGGTGAAGTTAGATgaacatttcatcaaactcACCCACGATGACAGACCGTTTGCGAAgattaaaatatttgacattCCCATCATTGGCCTTCTAGACAGTGGGGCCAACCGTTCCATTTTAGGAATTGGAGCAAATAAGCTAATAGCCACctgcaaattaaaaattcacGACGTTAACGTCGATGTAACGACTGCTAACGGACAACAGCTGGAGGTTCAAGGGTATGTTAATCTGCCAATTGCTTTTAATGGAGTCACTAAAATCATCACGGCTTTGGTGATTCCATCTTTGAAAAGAAGATTGATTCTAGGCACTGATTTCTGGAATGCGTTCGGAATTGTTCCAACCATTGGTTGTACTGCGGTCGAGGAGGTAGAGAGTATAGACGAGAGTCCGACTCTTACCGAGGACCAAAAGCGCCAGTTAGATAAAGTAATAAACCTTTTCAAACCCACCCTTGAAGGAGTCCTAGACAACACTTCATTAATAGCGCATCGTATTGAACTAACCGAAGAGGCGAAAAAACAAGCCCCGGTAAGAATCAACCCTTTCCGTCATCACCAAAACGCCAACAACAAATTGACCAAGAGTTGGACAATATGCTGAAGGCAGGAATAATCGAAAGGTCCTACAGTGATCTGGGCATTACGTCTAGTGCCAGTCGATAAACCGGATGGCACTGTTAGACTATGTTTAGATGCTCGTAAACTGAACGAGCGAACTGTCAGGGATTCATACCCACTGCCACATGCTGACCGAATACTAAGCCGGTTAGGGCCATGCAAGTTTATCTCTACGATAGATTTGTCAAAGGCCTTTCTCCAGGTACCACTACACCCTAAATCTAAAAAGTTCACCGCATTCTCCGTGTTGGGACgtggactgtttcaatttacaAGAATGCCATTCGGTCTAGTGAACAGTCCGGCGACGTTGTCGAGATTGATGGACCGGGTACTCGGGGCCAATGAATTGGAACCGAACGTGTTCATCTACTTAGACGACATCATCGTCATAAGTGACACGTTTGAAGAACACCTAAACAAACTACGGGAAGTGGCATCGAGACTAAAAACGGCGAATCTATCTATTAATGTCCTAAAgtccaaattttgcgtggctgAGGTCCCTTATCTGGGGTACATCCTCAGTCGAAACGGCCTCAGACCCAACCCCGAACGTATAGAAGCTATCGTTAACTTTGAACGACCTTTATCCCTAAAAGCCTTAAGAAGATTCCTAGGAATGTGCAATTATTATCGCCGATTTATATCGAATTATAGCGAAATTGTTCTTCCCCTAACGGATCTTCTAAAGGACAAACCTAAAGCCATTCGATGGAATGAACTAGCTGAACTCGCCTTTGTCAAGATAAAAGAACTTCTAATAAGTTCTCCTATCCTGACAAATCCGGATTTCAGTCGGCCTTTTTGTATCCACTGCGACGCCAGCGACGCAGCCATAGCCGGAGTCCTGACTCAGGCATATGATGGACTAGATAAACCCGTGGCTTACTTCTCACAAAAATTGGGAACCACTCAACAACGATATTGTGCGACGGAGAAGGAAGGCCTAGCCGTCCTAAAATCCATCGATAAATTTCGTTGTTATGTCGAGGGAACGAAGTTTACTGTCTATACAGATGCTTCCGCCTTAACCTACATACTCAGAAGTAGTTGGAAAACGTCTTCCCGGCTCTGCAGATGGAGCATAGAGCTACAAAGGTACGAGATGGACATCAAACACCGCAAAGGGTGGACAATGTGGTGCCTGACGCCCTTTCTCGAGCCGTTGAAGAGCTCCAAGTACTAGCTCCAAAAACAGGCTGGTACGCACAGATGGTTAAAATGTTGCTGAAAACCCGGAAACCTATAAAGATTTTCGGATTgataatggaattttgaaaaaactaaTCTCACCCTCTCACGACACAGTAGACTACGGTTTCGAGTGGAAAACCTGTATTCCAACCGATGTGCGTGAGAAGATTCTGGGTGACGAACATGATAACGGTCTCCACTTAGGTTTCGAAAAAACCTTGGccaaaattcgaaagaaatatTATTGGCCTCAAATGGCCAGAGATATCCGATCGTACATACAAAAATGTTTTGTATGTAAGGAAACAAAACCCGCTAATAGAGCACAATATCCAGCGACAGGCAACCAGAGAATCACCACTAAACCGTTCCAAATTATAGCTTTGGATTACATTCAGTCCTTACCGAGGAGCCGCCAAGGCAACTGCCATCTGCTGGTCATTACAGacctttttcaaaattttctctacTCTTTCCCGTTAGGAAAATATCCACTCCGCAGGTGTGTaaaattttggaggaaaatTGGGTCCGGAGATACTCCGCCCCTGAGTACCTCATTTCGGATAACGCctccactttcctttcgaaggaGTTTAAAAAGCTGCTCGAAAAATATCAAATCCAACACTGGACAAATTCCCGGCATCACAGCCAGTCCAATCCGACTGAAAGGTTGAATAGGACAATAAACGCCTGTATGCGCACTTATGCACGAGCCGACCAAACTATGTGGGATACACGGGTATCCGAAATCGAATATGTCCTTAACAACACCCCACATGCATCAACCGGGTTCACCCCGTACAAAACCATTTTCGGGCACGAAATTGTCGAAACCGGTGACCAACACCGGATGGATTTTGATCAGGAAGACGTGTCAGACGAGGAAAggctaaaaataaaaacaaaagttgatCAACACATTCACCAGCTGGTAATAAAAAACTTGCAAAAACAATACGAGAAAAATAATAAGATTTATAATTTACGTCACCCAAAAACTGCACCCATTTACTCCGTGGGTCAGAAGATTCTAAAACGTAACTTTCGTCAATCATCAGCGGTAGAAAAATATAACGCCAAGCTTGGGCCACTGTATGTACCCTGCACGGTGATTGCCAGAGTAGGTACTAGTTCCTACGAACTAGCAAATGATGCCGGGAAGTCAATCGGAGTCTTTTCCGCGGCTGATCTGAAATCCAcctaaaagtaaacaaaaataatccaCAAAGCATCTACTCTTCATTGCTGAAGGAGGGAgcacataaacaacgaaacttATCTGATCAAACACGACTCATTCAGTAGATCCGGATGCTGAATGAGGGAAAATCCAATTGCATTTTGGATAGTGTTTTAGTCATCATCTTCGGCATTTAGACGCACGGTTTTCCTCGAAGAAGCAGCTTGATTAATTTGGCTACATTTTCTGGCCGAATCTCTACAAAATTCTGAAAGCGAACGTGACCAAATGAACAGTTTAGAATAGGCATCTTTGAGCTCAAGAAATAGAAAGTTAAGACAAA
The nucleotide sequence above comes from Armigeres subalbatus isolate Guangzhou_Male chromosome 3, GZ_Asu_2, whole genome shotgun sequence. Encoded proteins:
- the LOC134225665 gene encoding uncharacterized protein LOC134225665; translated protein: MVDGKKVYSKSGSLRVTFAGSILPKYVDIENMLFPVRLFVPRVFNCTNCKQLGHTAEFCDNKPRCGKCFERHREESCQQQVTKCAYCGMDPPHGLQECPVYKKRTQKVKRSLVQRSKQSYAEIVKSQDTSATANATAAISAAVQVSDFYNVISIDESDSDVADMDDSAEVHVPEKRKKLSSPGLRRLLDTLVARAMAIRKMLPDEPQLEPDATPYRY